A genomic region of Bradyrhizobium sp. ORS 278 contains the following coding sequences:
- a CDS encoding LysR family transcriptional regulator: MTLEQLRIFVAVATREHVTQAARELNLTQSATSAAVAALEARYQTRLFDRVGRRIVLTAAGKAFLVEAKAVLARTAAAETVLDDLAGLKRGQLALAASQTIAGYWLPAFIHRFNAAHPAIRLQLSIGNTEQVADRVREGAADLGFVEGDIDDPLLAAQPVAEDEMVLVGPADHPLCRGASVSAANLKAARWVLREQGSGTRAVLEAALGRFGLRTGELDVAFELPSNEAVRSAVEAGAGITVLSRLVVMRGVKAGLLAVANLELAKRPFYSLRHKEHHQTQAVREFLRMVGETFA, encoded by the coding sequence GTGACGCTCGAGCAGTTGCGGATCTTCGTTGCGGTCGCCACGCGCGAGCACGTCACCCAGGCGGCGCGCGAGCTCAACCTGACGCAGTCGGCGACATCGGCAGCTGTCGCGGCGCTCGAAGCGCGCTACCAGACCAGACTGTTCGATCGCGTCGGCCGCCGCATCGTGCTCACGGCGGCCGGCAAAGCGTTTCTGGTCGAAGCCAAGGCGGTGCTCGCGCGTACCGCCGCGGCCGAGACCGTGCTCGACGATCTCGCCGGACTGAAGCGCGGGCAGCTCGCGCTGGCGGCGAGCCAGACCATCGCCGGCTACTGGCTGCCGGCGTTCATTCACCGCTTCAACGCCGCGCATCCCGCGATCAGGCTGCAGCTGTCGATCGGTAATACCGAGCAGGTCGCGGACCGGGTCCGCGAGGGCGCAGCCGATCTCGGCTTCGTCGAGGGCGATATCGATGATCCCCTGCTCGCGGCGCAGCCGGTCGCGGAAGACGAGATGGTGCTGGTGGGCCCGGCCGATCATCCGTTGTGCCGGGGAGCTTCGGTGTCGGCCGCCAATCTGAAAGCCGCGCGCTGGGTGCTGCGCGAGCAGGGCTCCGGCACGCGCGCCGTCCTCGAAGCGGCGCTCGGCCGGTTCGGCCTCCGTACCGGTGAGCTCGATGTGGCGTTCGAGCTGCCGTCCAACGAGGCCGTCCGCAGCGCTGTCGAGGCGGGCGCGGGCATAACGGTGCTGTCAAGGCTGGTTGTGATGCGGGGGGTCAAAGCGGGGCTGCTGGCGGTCGCCAATCTCGAGCTGGCGAAGCGGCCTTTCTACAGCCTCCGACACAAGGAGCATCATCAGACCCAGGCCGTGCGGGAGTTTCTACGGATGGTGGGGGAGACGTTTGCTTGA